From the genome of Halictus rubicundus isolate RS-2024b chromosome 2, iyHalRubi1_principal, whole genome shotgun sequence, one region includes:
- the Snrk gene encoding SNF related kinase: MHRRVGYSNYDGKIAGLYDLEETLGRGHFAVVKLARHVFTGEKVAVKVIDKSKLDEVSRAHLFQEVRCMKLVQHPNVVRLYEVIDTQTKLYLILELGDGGDLYDYIMRHDSGLSEEVARTYFRQIVRAISYCHRLHVVHRDLKPENVVFFEKLGTVKLTDFGFSNRFCPGQKLETSCGSLAYSAPEILLGDSYDAPAVDVWSLGVILYMLVCGQAPFQEANDSETLTMIMDCKYSIPPHVSEACKRLIAKMLVREPEGRATLEEIAADPWLAMGSDSDPVEALPLVSRQQVSDDHHNHIITKMVNGNIATKEEILDALDKNEYNHITATYFLLAERKLRAHRQEQVQKSRPEILDVSANRQNDAAPNLRPEQNSLSTVNQTLLSVPRTPGEVPQFQNVRTRKCSIVQEEEDEDEDDVSSCSGRDEGSNSALNSFNRRGSRSEGKLSHILQDRLSQLQEKPSLKTQWVAPKDANAVPVITDAEERLSSPSSGNGNNDVSPTVHLNTSGRPQPGNIFDKVPVPTKLDCTYQENLKNRFGDPPGWQTRKQTTTESRPLSVTECMKPVGPVPPNKWRMGSQHRSAGSSLDSVLPPKSSDSSTTNAVTTTILTESSTVSIPLRPVVLSENSLTTSPKYKTMPSPSSAPTGLPQLTLNEILEDGDRVAVPTPESGSSKCRVVRSTGYDQKRSKFHKTRTTSCSSSDASDDDSESRKKRAHKLGASAKSLPSRRDSHDDSSDSQDPGGSGGGGGGGGGVGNGEHATETSNETNQNDSGNTTNTTTTTTTTTGGRHRSAENQVIFGRRHRTGRRRAGETRLRESQSLNRITEVQEAEAPSSCHNQCHVSRNSTVLGVQSISSSSSSVSQSSTGSHNITQTISHAAATMQKAKGFGQRLLQSWSLSTGKSSLSSPSNGQNSCSPNGRCNKQEPQRDCCQRIEICCDDRWDVNGGTVNQIPSNDKENRNGSMNRNDCKNRKIRLLSRYFAVHKKLCVPLPGLFGKGRLYKARSCGSIARDRVSPPSPKSMLFCSTADDKWRERRQWCDAKHQHRGSDGDINQNLGLSHLVQESVGVKGCTALPAVCHIHLGDASKCCSLC, translated from the exons ATGCATCGGAGGGTGGGATACAGCAACTACGATGGCAAGATCGCCGGCCTGTACGACCTGGAGGAGACACTCGGCCGCGGTCACTTCGCCGTCGTGAAGCTAGCGAGGCACGTTTTCACCGGCGAGAAGGTCGCAGTGAAGGTCATCGACAAGAGCAAGCTCGACGAGGTCTCGAGAGCGCACCTCTTTCAGGAG GTGAGATGCATGAAGCTGGTGCAACACCCGAACGTGGTCCGGCTTTACGAGGTGATAGACACCCAGACGAAGCTCTACCTGATCCTGGAGCTCGGCGATGGCGGTGATCTCTACGATTACATCATGCGGCACGACAGCGGCCTCAGCGAGGAG GTGGCCAGGACCTATTTCCGGCAAATAGTCCGAGCCATATCGTATTGCCATCGGTTACACGTGGTGCATAGGGACCTGAAACCCGAGAACGTGGTGTTCTTCGAGAAACTGGGCACCGTGAAGCTCACCGACTTCGGGTTCAGCAATAGATTCTGCCCCGGCCAGAAGCTCGAAACTTCTTGCGGCTCGCTGGCCTATTCCGCGCCGGAAATTCTGCTCGGAGATAGCTACGATGCTCCTGCTGTTG ACGTTTGGTCCTTGGGGGTCATTTTGTACATGCTGGTGTGCGGCCAGGCTCCGTTCCAAGAGGCGAACGACAGCGAGACCCTGACGATGATCATGGACTGCAAGTACTCGATCCCGCCGCACGTCTCCGAGGCTTGCAAACGACTGATCGCCAAAATGCTCGTCCGAGAACCCGAAGGCAGAGCCACGCTCGAAGAGATCGCCGCGGACCCCTGGCTGGCAATGGGCTCCGATTCCGATCCCGTGGAAGCGTTGCCGCTAGTCTCCAGGCAGCAAGTCTCCGACGATCACCATAATCATATAATCACGAAAATGGTTAACGGTAACATCGCCACCAAAGAAGAAATACTGGA CGCCCTGGACAAGAACGAGTACAACCACATCACGGCGACGTATTTCCTGCTGGCTGAACGGAAGCTGCGAGCGCACCGTCAGGAGCAGGTGCAGAAGTCTCGCCCGGAGATCCTGGATGTGTCGGCCAA CCGGCAGAACGACGCGGCGCCGAATCTACGTCCGGAGCAGAACTCGCTGAGCACGGTGAACCAGACGTTGCTGAGCGTGCCCCGGACGCCGGGCGAGGTTCCGCAG TTCCAGAACGTCCGAACGCGGAAATGCAGTATCgtgcaggaggaggaggacgaggacgaggacgacgtGTCTTCGTGTTCGGGTCGAGACGAGGGCAGCAACTCCGCGCTGAACTCGTTCAATCGGCGCGGCTCGCGCTCCGAGGGCAAGCTCTCGCACATCCTGCAGGACCGGCTGTCGCAGCTGCAGGAGAAGCCGAGCCTGAAGACGCAGTGGGTCGCGCCGAAGGATGCCAACGCCGTTCCCGTTATCACTGACGCGGAGGAGAGGCTCTCTAGCCCGAGCAGCGGGAACGGCAACAACGACGTGTCGCCGACGGTGCACCTGAATACGTCGGGCAGGCCCCAGCCGGGCAACATATTCGACAAAGTACCTGTGCCGACGAAACTCGACTGCACGTACCAGGAGAACCTGAAGAACCGTTTCGGGGACCCGCCCGGTTGGCAGACAAGAAAGCAGACCACGACGGAGAGCAGGCCGTTGTCGGTGACGGAGTGCATGAAACCGGTCGGTCCCGTGCCACCTAACAAGTGGAGGATGGGTTCGCAGCACCGGTCGGCTGGCTCTTCTCTGGACTCCGTTTTGCCACCGAAGTCGTCCGACTCTAGCACGACCAACGCCGTCACCACCACGATCTTAACAGAGTCCTCCACGGTGTCCATCCCGCTTCGTCCCGTGGTTCTAAGCGAGAATTCGCTAACGACGTCGCCGAAATACAAGACGATGCCGTCGCCCAGCAGCGCGCCAACAGGGCTGCCTCAGTTGACCTTGAACGAAATCCTGGAGGACGGGGACAGGGTTGCGGTACCCACGCCGGAGAGCGGCAGCTCGAAGTGCCGCGTCGTCAGGAGTACAGGGTACGATCAGAAACGCAGCAAGTTCCACAAGACGCGCACCACGTCCTGCTCGAGCTCGGACGCCAGCGACGACGACAGCGAGAGCAGGAAGAAGAGGGCGCACAAACTGGGCGCTTCCGCGAAATCCTTACCCTCTAGACGCGACAGTCACGACGACTCCAGCGATTCTCAAGATCCTGGAGGGAGCGGTGGTGGAGGCGGGGGTGGAGGAGGAGTGGGGAACGGGGAGCACGCGACGGAGACTTCGAACGAAACGAATCAAAACGACAGTGGAAACACGACTAACACGACCACCACGACTACCACGACGACCGGCGGCAGGCATCGGTCCGCGGAGAATCAGGTGATATTCGGCAGACGGCATCGAACAGGTAGAAGAAGAGCCGGGGAGACGCGGTTACGGGAGAGTCAGTCGTTGAACCGGATCACCGAGGTGCAGGAGGCCGAGGCGCCTTCGTCGTGTCACAATCAGTGCCACGTGTCGAGGAACTCGACTGTGTTGGGGGTGCAGAGTATatcctcgtcgtcgtcctcggtGTCGCAGAGCAGCACCGGCTCGCATAACATCACGCAGACGATATCCCACGCGGCGGCCACCATGCAGAAGGCCAAGGGCTTCGGACAGAGGCTGCTGCAGAGCTGGTCCCTGAGCACCGGCAAGTCCTCTCTGTCGTCGCCGTCGAACGGCCAGAACAGCTGCAGCCCAAACGGCCGGTGCAACAAGCAGGAGCCGCAGAGGGACTGCTGCCAGAGAATCGAGATCTGCTGCGACGACAGGTGGGACGTGAACGGCGGTACCGTGAACCAGATACCGTCCAACGACAAGGAGAACAGGAACGGTTCCATGAACAGGAACGACTGCAAGAACAGAAAGATCCGGTTGCTCAGCCGGTACTTCGCCGTGCACAAGAAGCTCTGCGTGCCGCTGCCGGGTTTGTTCGGGAAAGGACGATTGTACAAGGCTCGGTCCTGCGGTAGCATCGCCCGCGATCGCGTCAGCCCGCCGTCCCCGAAGTCCATGCTGTTCTGCTCCACGGCGGACGACAAGTGGCGGGAACGTCGGCAATGGTGCGACGCGAAACATCAACATCGCGGGAGCGACGGCGACATCAATCAGAACCTGGGCCTCTCGCATTTGGTGCAGGAGAGCGTCGGGGTAAAGGGCTGCACCGCCCTGCCCGCGGTTTGTCACATTCACCTAGGCGATGCCTCCAAGTGCTGCAGCCTCTGTTGA